In one Nocardia tengchongensis genomic region, the following are encoded:
- a CDS encoding aminoglycoside phosphotransferase family protein: MFGRRGRDPPRDANRADELTAAIATESTGPVAERLTLAAANARRILGHTDDALDIYTTLWSAGSGQVRLDAGLWAADLHMCQGRFAQALELCDQLDELADVDDREFLGDIARLRHLIYRMSFDTDSAARYLADADTHYEAAESIVGQSNIATNRAELLALTDPAAGIAAAADAIAIQRDLGALHELGKVHTALGIAYLALADLEAADRAFADACETLDRAGYRSGRARAELFRAGLHARRGDRAAAVTGARWAVSELEAANVYPALVLLARTVLALFGWSDPAVSLAAARAVTRIQPPTPDQDLDHAAQVIFAKVLGMDPATYYREAITRTDAAAGYYNHNVRIDSPSGPVNVRIPVAGADMMDLHVWPEVEILRAIEPFVTAAPRVRWESTDPTYQIQDHIEGELLDHIAPRGQAVPPFVPREVARLFGDLRLIPRALLPQSHQSDLSDDPFAFASRLSDVTRRVFRDNRDRYGRLYQDLEIPPDPFATIETGWRTLEPRPFRLLHADVHRKNMIIRDGREVVFLDWELALYGDPLYDVASHLHKMGYHSDEQACFLEQWATAEPAASTHGWESDLQTYLNHERIKSVIVDAVRYSKVLIEGSRSPDQEAALVKNLIVKLSLAHQVWGRDSNFDPTFVDSALRAGG; the protein is encoded by the coding sequence ATGTTTGGCCGCCGAGGGCGCGATCCTCCTCGGGATGCGAATCGAGCCGACGAACTGACCGCCGCGATCGCCACCGAGTCCACCGGACCGGTCGCCGAGCGTTTGACGCTGGCCGCGGCCAATGCCCGCCGCATCCTCGGCCACACCGACGACGCCCTGGACATCTACACAACGCTGTGGTCGGCAGGGTCTGGTCAGGTGCGGCTGGATGCCGGATTGTGGGCCGCCGACCTCCACATGTGCCAAGGCCGATTCGCTCAGGCCCTCGAGCTCTGCGACCAGCTCGATGAACTCGCCGATGTCGACGACCGCGAATTCCTCGGCGACATAGCCCGATTGCGGCACCTCATCTACCGAATGTCCTTCGACACCGATTCAGCCGCGCGCTATCTGGCCGACGCCGATACCCACTACGAGGCAGCGGAAAGCATTGTCGGACAGTCGAACATCGCAACCAACCGCGCCGAACTGCTGGCCCTGACGGACCCCGCCGCCGGCATCGCCGCCGCGGCCGACGCCATAGCAATCCAACGCGACCTCGGCGCCCTCCACGAACTCGGAAAGGTACACACCGCCCTCGGGATCGCCTACCTGGCGCTCGCCGATCTCGAAGCCGCCGACCGCGCATTCGCCGACGCCTGCGAAACACTCGACCGCGCGGGATACCGCTCCGGCCGGGCCCGAGCCGAACTGTTCCGCGCCGGCCTGCACGCACGCCGCGGCGACCGAGCAGCGGCCGTCACCGGGGCTCGCTGGGCCGTCTCCGAACTCGAAGCGGCCAATGTCTACCCGGCACTTGTCCTGCTCGCCCGAACCGTGCTCGCCTTGTTCGGATGGTCCGATCCCGCAGTGTCTCTGGCCGCGGCGCGAGCAGTCACCCGAATCCAACCCCCGACGCCCGACCAGGACCTCGACCACGCGGCCCAGGTCATCTTCGCGAAGGTCCTCGGCATGGATCCCGCCACCTACTACCGCGAAGCCATCACCCGAACCGATGCCGCGGCCGGATATTACAACCACAATGTACGAATTGATTCTCCTTCCGGCCCGGTCAACGTCCGAATCCCGGTCGCCGGCGCGGACATGATGGACCTGCACGTGTGGCCCGAGGTCGAAATCCTGCGCGCCATAGAACCTTTCGTCACCGCGGCGCCCCGAGTCCGCTGGGAGTCCACGGATCCGACCTACCAGATCCAAGACCACATCGAGGGCGAGCTACTCGACCACATCGCACCGCGCGGCCAAGCCGTACCGCCCTTCGTCCCCCGAGAAGTCGCCCGGCTCTTCGGCGATCTCCGCCTGATCCCGCGCGCACTGCTGCCGCAGTCACACCAGTCGGACCTGTCCGACGATCCCTTCGCCTTCGCGAGCCGACTCTCGGACGTGACCCGCCGAGTATTCCGCGACAACCGCGACCGCTACGGCAGGCTCTACCAAGACCTCGAAATCCCACCCGACCCCTTCGCCACCATCGAGACAGGCTGGCGCACACTCGAACCCCGACCATTCCGACTGCTTCACGCCGACGTCCACCGCAAGAACATGATCATCCGCGACGGTCGGGAAGTCGTCTTCCTCGACTGGGAACTGGCCCTGTACGGCGACCCGCTCTACGACGTGGCTTCCCACCTGCACAAGATGGGCTACCACTCGGACGAGCAGGCGTGCTTCCTGGAGCAGTGGGCGACCGCTGAGCCCGCGGCATCGACCCATGGCTGGGAGTCGGATCTCCAGACCTACCTGAACCACGAACGGATCAAGTCCGTCATCGTCGACGCAGTCCGTTACTCCAAAGTTCTGATTGAAGGCAGCCGATCCCCGGACCAAGAAGCCGCCTTGGTCAAGAATCTAATCGTCAAACTTAGTTTGGCACACCAGGTTTGGGGCCGAGACAGCAACTTCGACCCAACCTTCGTCGACTCAGCCCTACGAGCCGGCGGCTAG
- a CDS encoding DUF397 domain-containing protein, with translation MIARSDVVWFKSSRSAQQDACVEAAHLGGGGVGVRDSKLGESSPVLVFDGPTWDRFTRAVIAGRFDRP, from the coding sequence ATGATTGCTCGATCCGATGTGGTCTGGTTCAAGAGCAGTAGATCAGCGCAGCAGGATGCTTGCGTAGAAGCCGCACACCTCGGGGGAGGCGGTGTGGGCGTACGGGACTCGAAGTTGGGCGAATCGAGCCCGGTGTTGGTTTTCGATGGGCCGACCTGGGATCGTTTCACCCGCGCCGTGATAGCGGGCAGGTTCGATCGGCCCTAG
- a CDS encoding CapA family protein, giving the protein MTQTSSPRQQSPVTVLLGGDVMLGRGVDQIQAHPGDPLLYEPWVDDARRYVELAEKANGPIPYPVDFEWLWGDVGPMLDQLAPEVRLINLETSITTDGVFAPAKGIHYRMNPANIVTLKAIRPDVCALANNHILDFGSRGLRDTLDALDAAGIGTAGAGTSIDAACRPLVVESATGLRVVIVSVACTSSGVPRAWAAQHDRPGVWLFGDPPGRSIADHVAAQALAHKLPGDILIVSVHWGPNWGYGIGRSEIQFARRLIDAGVDIVHGHSSHHPRPVEIYHGRPIFYGCGDVIDDYEGIPGYGFYRPELRLLYWFRSSPAGSRPESGCCPCGYGACGSNMLPGPMPIGWVRRLLASAAGSTPISTAERTTCSSCRASAVRSVVQMPRNSHTLLSW; this is encoded by the coding sequence ATGACGCAGACGAGCAGTCCACGGCAACAGAGTCCCGTCACCGTGCTGCTGGGCGGTGATGTGATGCTCGGTCGCGGCGTCGACCAGATCCAGGCGCATCCAGGTGATCCGCTGTTGTACGAACCGTGGGTCGATGACGCTCGCCGCTACGTCGAGTTGGCGGAGAAGGCGAACGGGCCGATACCGTACCCGGTCGACTTCGAGTGGCTGTGGGGCGACGTCGGGCCGATGCTCGACCAATTGGCACCCGAGGTCCGGCTGATAAACCTCGAAACCTCGATTACCACCGACGGCGTATTCGCGCCCGCCAAGGGCATCCATTATCGGATGAACCCCGCCAATATCGTGACGCTGAAAGCGATTCGGCCCGACGTTTGCGCTTTGGCCAACAACCACATCCTCGATTTCGGAAGTCGCGGTCTGCGCGACACGCTAGACGCGCTCGACGCGGCGGGCATCGGCACAGCCGGGGCGGGAACGAGCATCGACGCAGCCTGCCGCCCGCTGGTGGTGGAGTCTGCCACCGGGCTGCGGGTGGTCATCGTCTCGGTCGCTTGCACCAGCAGCGGCGTGCCGCGGGCGTGGGCCGCGCAGCATGATCGGCCGGGAGTATGGCTGTTCGGTGATCCGCCGGGCCGTAGCATTGCCGACCATGTCGCGGCGCAAGCATTGGCGCACAAGCTTCCCGGCGATATTCTGATCGTGTCCGTGCATTGGGGCCCGAACTGGGGCTACGGGATCGGGCGGAGCGAAATCCAGTTCGCGCGACGGCTCATCGACGCCGGCGTCGACATCGTGCACGGGCATTCATCGCACCATCCTCGCCCCGTCGAGATCTACCATGGCAGACCGATTTTCTATGGCTGCGGTGATGTCATCGACGACTACGAGGGCATCCCGGGATATGGGTTCTACCGTCCCGAACTGCGGCTGCTCTACTGGTTTCGGTCGAGCCCGGCGGGCAGCCGACCGGAATCCGGATGTTGCCCATGCGGATACGGCGCATGCGGCTCGAACATGCTTCCCGGGCCGATGCCGATTGGCTGGGTAAGACGCTTACTCGCATCAGCCGCCGGTTCCACACCCATATCGACCGCGGAGCGGACGACCTGCTCGAGCTGTCGAGCCTCGGCAGTTCGGTCCGTTGTTCAAATGCCACGGAATAGCCA
- a CDS encoding UvrD-helicase domain-containing protein — protein sequence MQAEKALAAVGPLSTRARNVLSGMLAEGRRGWHLLVRDSQPLASRGADAFLIGTGGVFGLVFDDVVPETPTARGIEAHAEQLFADLPVGNHRNVFVPETIELVLVVAPHGRLRAADGLRRVTELDYRSLFGSEARLDRGVAGRIAELVAARRHGYTLLSLDRPQAQVDSGEVGLIGTEHLVEGDRVRALAKPFPTWMTFLDPDQRALVAKNYNGPARIAGPAGSGKTVVALHRMARRARRTTGKLLFTTFVRNLPRCQEQGFAQLAPGAMHRTEFKNLHSWAREFLDQRGEPSEMKLVQADNAFNLAWSRVGSRGLLAEIEPDNRYWREEIDRLIKGRGIHDFDEYAGLDRRGRNGRLVRSARNAVWDLLTEYEQIRRRRPFLDSNDLIADALIELEKNPLEELYDMVVVDEVQDMSVLGLRLVHALTGDAPNALLLVGDGQQKIYAGGWRLSDAGIPIVGRGEVLRVNYRNCEAVLALAASLEGKTRVDNLDGDAGTALSRSGGALPGGTAERWSGSDSDVEEQVRIQLDRITVQGIPLSATALLTLTNYDADRFRAALRRWQVPFRNLEDYTGADEDMIKIGTVYRAKGLDFRAVLHPFFEKALPAEPLTDAERDRAELVINQRFVAVTRAREYVWLGTVER from the coding sequence GTGCAGGCGGAGAAGGCGCTAGCCGCAGTCGGTCCATTGTCGACGCGGGCGCGCAACGTGTTGTCCGGGATGCTGGCGGAGGGTCGGCGAGGGTGGCACCTACTCGTTCGAGATTCACAACCGCTGGCGTCGCGAGGCGCTGATGCGTTTCTGATCGGGACCGGCGGGGTCTTCGGGCTCGTCTTCGATGATGTGGTGCCGGAGACGCCAACCGCCCGCGGCATCGAGGCGCACGCCGAGCAGCTTTTTGCTGACTTGCCGGTGGGAAACCATCGCAATGTGTTCGTTCCCGAGACGATCGAACTCGTATTGGTCGTTGCGCCACACGGCCGGCTGCGGGCTGCCGATGGCCTCCGCCGCGTGACCGAGCTCGACTACCGGTCGCTCTTCGGCAGTGAGGCACGACTAGATCGTGGCGTCGCCGGCAGGATTGCGGAACTCGTCGCCGCGCGGCGCCACGGTTACACGCTGTTGTCACTGGATCGACCGCAGGCTCAGGTTGACTCGGGCGAAGTGGGATTGATCGGCACCGAACATCTGGTCGAGGGGGACCGGGTGCGGGCACTCGCGAAGCCGTTCCCGACCTGGATGACGTTCCTCGACCCCGACCAGCGGGCACTGGTAGCGAAGAACTACAACGGCCCGGCCAGGATCGCAGGACCTGCGGGCAGCGGCAAGACGGTGGTCGCGCTGCATCGGATGGCCCGTCGGGCGCGGAGAACTACCGGAAAGCTGTTGTTCACCACGTTCGTTCGCAACTTGCCGCGTTGCCAGGAACAGGGTTTCGCGCAGTTGGCGCCTGGCGCGATGCACCGGACAGAGTTCAAGAACCTACATTCGTGGGCGCGTGAGTTTCTCGACCAACGTGGAGAGCCGTCGGAGATGAAACTCGTCCAGGCTGACAACGCCTTCAATCTCGCCTGGTCGCGGGTAGGGAGCCGCGGATTGCTCGCGGAAATCGAACCTGACAACCGCTACTGGCGGGAGGAGATCGATCGCCTGATCAAAGGACGCGGTATCCATGACTTCGATGAATACGCCGGGTTGGATCGTCGTGGGCGGAACGGCCGACTGGTTCGATCGGCTCGAAACGCTGTGTGGGATCTGCTCACTGAGTACGAGCAGATTCGCCGCCGCCGGCCCTTCCTCGACTCCAATGATCTCATCGCAGACGCGTTGATCGAGCTGGAAAAGAACCCGCTCGAAGAGCTCTATGACATGGTCGTCGTAGATGAGGTCCAAGACATGTCGGTCCTCGGGCTGCGGCTCGTCCATGCCCTCACCGGGGATGCGCCAAACGCGCTGCTACTGGTGGGCGACGGACAGCAGAAGATATACGCGGGTGGATGGAGGCTGTCGGATGCGGGAATCCCGATCGTTGGGCGCGGCGAGGTGCTTCGAGTCAACTACCGAAACTGCGAAGCCGTACTCGCGCTGGCTGCTTCGCTCGAGGGAAAGACCAGAGTTGACAATCTCGACGGTGACGCTGGTACTGCCCTGAGTCGTTCCGGCGGTGCCCTGCCTGGTGGGACAGCTGAAAGATGGAGCGGCAGCGACTCCGATGTCGAGGAACAGGTACGCATCCAGTTGGACAGGATTACGGTACAGGGGATTCCTTTATCTGCGACGGCCCTGCTCACGTTGACAAACTACGATGCTGACCGATTTCGGGCAGCCCTGCGTCGGTGGCAAGTACCCTTCCGGAACCTCGAGGACTACACCGGTGCCGACGAGGACATGATCAAGATCGGCACCGTGTACCGCGCCAAGGGGCTCGACTTCCGTGCAGTCTTGCATCCATTCTTCGAGAAGGCTCTTCCCGCGGAACCGCTCACTGACGCGGAGCGTGACCGTGCCGAGTTGGTAATCAATCAGCGATTCGTCGCCGTCACCAGGGCACGCGAGTACGTCTGGTTGGGGACTGTCGAGAGATGA
- a CDS encoding YbhB/YbcL family Raf kinase inhibitor-like protein: MARNGNCSGGDTAPIAFASGQGGIVMKVRSDSFDDNARIPGAFAYGVPDAVHHVRAGANSNPHLAWDEVPAGTRSFAVVCCDPDVPHTGSDVNIEGRTVPEELPRTDFYHLVLFDIPADVRQITAGSLQTTHGRSGPAAPHNARYGLNDFSSAGNDHYGYDGPCPPWNDQRIHHYVFTVSALDVERLPLRQAVNGKRLREAMAGHVLGQADLVGTYTLNSALSSN; this comes from the coding sequence ATGGCTCGTAATGGCAATTGTAGTGGTGGGGATACCGCTCCGATCGCCTTCGCTTCTGGGCAAGGAGGCATCGTTATGAAGGTCCGAAGTGATTCATTCGACGATAATGCGCGCATTCCGGGCGCGTTCGCCTACGGGGTGCCGGATGCCGTGCACCATGTCCGGGCGGGCGCCAATAGCAACCCGCATCTGGCGTGGGATGAGGTGCCGGCGGGAACACGATCGTTCGCGGTCGTGTGCTGCGACCCCGACGTACCCCACACCGGCTCGGACGTGAACATCGAAGGGCGAACTGTGCCGGAGGAATTGCCGCGCACCGACTTCTACCATTTGGTGTTGTTCGATATCCCAGCCGACGTGCGACAGATCACCGCAGGCAGCCTCCAGACCACACACGGCAGGTCGGGTCCGGCCGCACCCCATAACGCGCGGTACGGCCTCAACGACTTCAGCAGTGCGGGAAACGATCATTACGGCTACGACGGCCCCTGCCCGCCCTGGAACGACCAGCGCATCCATCACTACGTGTTCACCGTCAGCGCCCTGGATGTCGAACGGCTGCCGCTGCGACAGGCAGTGAACGGCAAACGGCTGCGCGAAGCGATGGCCGGCCACGTCCTGGGACAAGCCGACCTCGTCGGCACCTACACGCTCAACTCCGCCCTGAGCTCGAACTGA